A part of Gossypium hirsutum isolate 1008001.06 chromosome A07, Gossypium_hirsutum_v2.1, whole genome shotgun sequence genomic DNA contains:
- the LOC107952906 gene encoding proteasome subunit beta type-1, translating to MPKEQANWSPYDNNGGSCVAVAGADYCVIAADTRMSTGYNILTRDYSKICKLADKCVMASSGFQADVKALQKHLAARHLIYQHQHNKQMSCPAMAQLLSNTLYYKRFFPYYSFNVLGGLDNEGKGCVFTYDAVGSYEKVGYSSQGSGSTLIMPFLDNQLKSPSPLLLPAQDAVTPLAEAEAIDLVKTVFALASERDIYTGDKLEIVVINADGIRREYMDLRKD from the exons ATGCCTAAGGAGCAAGCTAACTGGTCACCTTACGACAACAATGGAGG ATCTTGCGTTGCAGTTGCCGGCGCCGATTACTGTGTAATCGCTGCTGATACTCGGATGTCGACGGGTTACAATATTCTCACCCGTGACTACTCAAAAATCTGTAAATT AGCAGATAAATGCGTTATGGCATCCTCAGGATTTCAAGCTGACGTGAAGGCTTTACAAAAGCATCTGGCAGCTAGGCACTTG ATTTATCAGCATCAGCACAACAAGCAAATGAGCTGCCCGGCAATGGCCCAACTGCTGTCCAACACCCTTTATTACAAGCGCTTCTTTCCTTATTATTCTTTTAATGTTTTGGGTGGTCTCGATAATGAAG GAAAGGGTTGTGTCTTCACATATGATGCTGTTGGTTCCTATGAGAAAGTTGGATACAGCTCTCAAGGATCTGGTTCAACACTTATCATGCCTTTCTTGGATAACCAACTGAAATCTCCAAGCCCGCTTCTGTTGCCTGCCCAG GATGCTGTTACTCCACTTGCAGAAGCTGAAGCTATTGATTTAGTAAAAACTGTTTTTGCTTTGGCATCCGAAAGAGATATATACACc GGAGACAAACTTGAAATCGTTGTCATAAATGCTGATGGGATCCGCCGGGAATACATGGATCTTCGCAAAGATTGA